From the Lathyrus oleraceus cultivar Zhongwan6 chromosome 4, CAAS_Psat_ZW6_1.0, whole genome shotgun sequence genome, one window contains:
- the LOC127076569 gene encoding putative disease resistance protein RGA3 yields MPEQIVCGVAENLINRLASAAFREFGRIYGVMDELERLKSTLDSIKAVLLDAEDKQQQNHAVQVWIRRLKDDVLHPADDLLDEFVIQDIKYKIDETSKNKVAKVLHSFSPNKIVFRSRMAHGIEKIQKKFKDVVKDMIGLNLNPNVVVAEQSNNVKRETSSYVLESDIIGREDDKNKIISLLRQSHGNQNVSVVAITGIGGLGKTALAQLVYNDAQVAMIFEKHMWVCVSNKFDVKTILKKMLESLTESEISDKLPLENLQKMLRDNLTGKKYLLVLDDIWNESFEKWTQLRTYLTCGAQDSKVVVTTRTKIVAQTMGVSVPYILNGLNPIQSWSLLKKIITYGDETKEVKQILESIGKKIAEKCCGVPLAIKTLGGLLQGKSEKKEWIAILQCDFWKLCEDEEIIMPVLKLSYQNLSPQLRQCFAYCSLYPKDWEIQKDELIQLWMAQGYLEFSDEKLTMDDIGNQFVKILLMKSFFQDAQVDDHNNLNSFKMHDLIHDLAMQVAGNDCCFLDSETKRLVGSPMHVMLSDAIGLLESLDASRVRTLIFENNISGNWYEKELSIISKLKYLRFLKLSYCSISKLCDLIGNLKHLRYLQLWYCAGLEGIFKSIVNIVCLQTLILVECRVFDFSTKDVVSLINLRYLHIENLKAFKEKKTTVGFGKLSLGEQYKGFIFSNWLSSLTNIVKIFLRNCQGVQYLQPMECLPFLKYLFIGDLHELEYIYYEEPLLSEAFFPSLEVLRIFRCEKLKGWWRIRDGNSSQSYHLSFLPCLSYLTIVDCPMLTHMPTFPNLDKKLDFFDCNTDALEATLNMVKSNCSVEFPPLSMLKCLILGGHELDVKTLPNDWMENLTSLEHLEFYNLPNQTFQEIEIWFEDRLNYLPSLQKINISQCFELEAFPVWICNLSSVQHITISECQILASLPDGMPRLTNLHTLEIIQSPLLTDECRTETSATCLKIAHIPNIILK; encoded by the exons ATGCCTGAGCAAATTGTATGTGGTGTTGCTGAAAACCTCATTAACAG GTTGGCTTCTGCAGCTTTTCGTGAATTTGGAAGGATTTATGGTGTAATGGATGAATTGGAAAGGCTTAAGAGTACTCTTGACTCCATCAAAGCTGTGCTCCTTGATGCTGAAGacaaacaacaacaaaatcaTGCTGTTCAAGTATGGATAAGAAGACTAAAAGATGATGTGCTTCATCCTGCTGATGACTTGCTAGATGAATTTGTTATTCAAGATATCAAGTACAAAATAGATGAAACTTCTAAGAACAAAGTGGCAAAGGTACTTCATTCCTTTTCTCCAAACAAAATTGTTTTTCGCAGTAGAATGGCTCATGGGATTGAAAAAATACAAAAGAAATTTAAAGATGTTGTGAAAGATATGATTGGTTTGAATCTAAACCCAAATGTTGTGGTGGCTGAGCAAAGTAACAATGTAAAGAGAGAAACTAGTTCTTATGTGTTAGAATCAGATATCATCGGAAGAGAAGATGATAAAAACAAGATCATAAGCTTGTTGAGGCAATCACATGGAAATCAAAATGTCTCCGTGGTTGCTATTACTGGGATTGGTGGTTTGGGAAAGACAGCTCTTGCTCAATTGGTATATAATGATGCTCAAGTTGCAATGATTTTTGAAAAGCATATGTGGGTGTGTGTCTCTAATAAATTTGATGTCAAAACCATTCTTAAGAAAATGTTGGAGTCATTAACCGAAAGCGAAATTAGTGATAAGTTACCATTGGAAAACTTGCAGAAAATGCTCCGGGACAACTTAACGGGTAAGAAATACTTGTTAGTCCTAGATGACATTTGGAACGAGAGTTTTGAAAAATGGACTCAATTGAGGACTTATTTGACGTGTGGTGCTCAAGACAGTAAGGTTGTAGTGACAACTCGAACTAAAATTGTAGCACAAACAATGGGTGTAAGTGTCCCCTACATTCTGAATGGTTTGAATCCAATACAATCTTGGAGTTTGTTGAAGAAAATTATTACATATGGGGATGAGACTAAAGAAGTGAAACAAATTCTTGAATCAATTGGTAAGAAGATAGCAGAAAAGTGTTGTGGTGTTCCACTAGCAATCAAAACGCTAGGAGGCCTATTACAGGGTAAAAGTGAAAAAAAGGAATGGATTGCTATTTTACAATGTGACTTTTGGAAGTTATGTGAAGATGAAGAAATCATCATGCCTGTGTTGAAACTAAGTTACCAAAACTTGTCGCCTCAACTAAGACAATGTTTTGCTTATTGCTCTTTATATCCTAAGGATTGGGAAATACAAAAGGATGAGTTGATTCAACTATGGATGGCACAAGGTTATCTTGAATTTTCAGATGAAAAACTTACCATGGATGACATCGGTAACCAATTCGTGAAGATTTTGTTGATGAAGTCATTTTTCCAAGATGCTCAAGTTGACGATCACAATAACTTAAATAGTTTTAAGATGCACGATTTAATACATGATCTTGCCATGCAAGTTGCCGGGAATGATTGTTGTTTCTTGGATAGTGAGACAAAAAGACTTGTAGGAAGTCCCATGCATGTAATGTTGAGTGATGCTATTGGTTTGTTAGAGTCATTGGATGCAAGCAGGGTGCGAACATTAATTTTCGAGAACAATATTTCAGGGAATTGGTATGAGAAGGAATTGTCTATAATTTCAAAACTCAAATACCTACGCTTTTTGAAGCTGTCATATTGTTCTATAAGTAAGTTGTGTGATTTAATTGGAAATTTGAAACATTTAAGATATCTTCAGTTGTGGTACTGTGCAGGGCTAGAAGGCATTTTCAAATCTATAGTTAACATTGTTTGTCTTCAAACACTTATATTGGTTGAGTGTCGAGTATTTGATTTTTCTACAAAAGATGTCGTAAGTTTAATCAATTTGAGATATCTTCATATCGAGAATTTAAAAGCATTTAAAGAGAAGAAAACAACGGTTGGATTTGGAAAATTAAGCCTGGGGGAGCAGTATAAGGGTTTCATTTTTTCCAACTGGCTTTCTTCCCTCACAAACATTGTGAAAATATTTCTTAGGAACTGTCAAGGTGTGCAATATCTCCAACCAATGGAATGTCTCCCATTCCTAAAGTATCTTTTTATAGGCGACCTTCACGAGTTGGAGTACATATATTATGAAGAGCCTCTTTTGTCTGAAGCATTCTTCCCTTCTTTGGAGGTTCTCAGAATTTTTAGATGCGAAAAGTTGAAGGGATGGTGGAGGATAAGGGATGGTAActcttcacaatcatatcatctCTCCTTTTTGCCTTGTCTTTCTTACTTAACTATTGTTGATTGTCCAATGTTGACTCACATGCCTACTTTTCCAAACCTTGACAAGAAATTGGATTTCTTCGATTGTAATACGGACGCATTGGAAGCAACATTAAACATGGTAAAATCGAATTGTTCGGTTGAATTCCCTCCACTTTCCATGCTAAAATGCTTGATTCTTGGCGGTCATGAGCTGGACGTGAAAACACTCCCAAATGATTGGATGGAAAATCTGACTTCTCTCGAGCATCTTGAATTTTATAATCTTCCGAATCAAACATTTCAAGAAATTGAAATTTGGTTTGAGGACAGACTCAACTATCTACCTTCCCTGCAAAAGATAAACATTTCACAATGTTTCGAGCTAGAGGCATTTCCCGTTTGGATTTGCAACCTCTCGTCAGTTCAGCATATAACCATTTCGGAATGTCAAATTTTAGCTTCACTGCCTGATGGAATGCCTCGTCTTACCAACTTACATACCCTTGAAATCATTCAAAGTCCCCTCTTAACTGATGAATGCCGGACAGAAACAAGTGCAACATGTCTCAAAATTGCTCACATCCCAAACATAATCTTAAAGTGA
- the LOC127076570 gene encoding asparagine--tRNA ligase, cytoplasmic 2, translating into MAKQNQETQTQEPGSLGSNPQPLTNFKYSNRVQLKSLFLNRNDGGAEFIGQTVVVGGWVKSSKEVEISSPPPPPSSTAAENEAPAKDVSCVEIFQSRIPLIRNIMEVLGGNSYVSRKKLRDSPIPTPLPPKSSTAYLLLTDGSCVATLQVVVESSIATPSRLLATGTCIIVEGRLERPSAEGKHAIQLKAEKVLHIGTVDVGKYPLSKKRVPLDMLRDYAHFRPRTTTVATVMRVRSALSFATHSFFKDHAFFDVQVPTITTTDTEGFSNMFQVTTTGNQKADKEKLSTIYETEGVNLETMKEAVKEKSKLVETLKRSESNKEALAAAIQDLHKTNELALQLEGREKKKFGTSLKHDRVDSSEDFFSTKTYLTVSGRLHLESFASALGNVYSFGPRFQADKTDSAKHAAEMWMVEAEMAFAELKDSMNCANDLFKHLCKWVLENHSDDVKFVGKRIDNTCIERLRQIISGSPQLISYNEALDVLRKAEDKKSEAKFDSGARLTSDHLSYLADAIYKQPIIIHSYPKEAKPFYVRVNDDKTVAAFDLIVPKVGTIISGSQNEDRLTMISSRMTELGLPREKYEWYLDLCRNGTVKHAGFTLNFDLMVLFMTGLSNVRDVIPFPRSYGKANN; encoded by the exons ATGGCAAAACAAAACCAAGAAACCCAAACCCAAGAACCGGGTTCACTTGGGTCCAATCCTCAACCCTTGACTAATTTCAAATACTCAAACCGGGTTCAATTAAAGTCGCTTTTTCTTAACCGAAACGACGGCGGTGCGGAGTTTATAGGACAGACAGTGGTGGTTGGCGGATGGGTGAAGTCATCCAAGGAAGTTGAGATATCTTCACCTCCTCCACCGCCGTCGTCAACGGCGGCAGAAAATGAAGCGCCGGCGAAAGACGTGTCCTGTGTGGAGATTTTTCAGTCTCGAATTCCTTTGATTCGGAATATAATGGAAGTTTTGGGAGGAAACAGTTACGTTTCTCGCAAGAAATTACGTGATTCTCCCATTCCTACACCTCTTCCTCCCAAATCTTCCACCGCTTATCTTCTTCTCACCGATGGTTCATGCGTTGCCACACTTCAG GTTGTGGTTGAATCCTCAATAGCTACACCTAGCCGTCTTTTGGCTACCGGAACCTGTATAATAGTGGAAGGTCGGTTAGAGCGGCCATCGGCAGAAGGGAAGCATGCTATTCAGTTGAAAGCTGAAAAAGTTCTTCACATTGGAACAGTAGACGTCGGGAAGTATCCGTTATCAAAGAAGCGAGTTCCACTGGATATGTTAAGAGATTACGCCCATTTTCGGCCTCGAACAACTACG GTGGCAACTGTCATGCGAGTTCGCAGTGCTTTGTCGTTTgcaactcactcatttttcaaggATCATGCATTTTTTGATGTGCAAGTACCAACTATAACAACCACAGACACCGAAGGATTTAGCAACATGTTCCAGGTTACAACTACCGGGAATCAGAAAGCAGACAAGGAGAAGCTGAGTACCATTTATGAGACTGAAGGTGTTAACCTTGAAACTATGAAGGAAGCTGTCAAAGAGAAAAGCAAACTAGTTGAAACTTTAAAAAGAAGTGAAAGCAACAAGGAAGCTTTGGCGGCAGCAATTCAGGATCTGCATAAAACTAATGAACTGGCATTACAATTGGAAGgaagagaaaagaaaaaatttggaACTTCATTGAAGCATGACAGAGTAGACTcttctgaagattttttctctaCCAAAACTTATTTGACTGTTTCCGGTCGCTTACATCTTGAGAGTTTCGCATCTGCTCTTGGTAATGTGTACTCGTTTGGACCTAGATTTCAAGCAGATAAAACAGATTCTGCAAAACATGCTGCAGAAATGTGGATGGTTGAGGCTGAAATGGCTTTTGCTGAATTAAAG GATTCCATGAACTGTGCTAATGATTTGTTTAAGCATCTATGTAAGTGGGTTTTGGAAAATCACTCTGATGATGTGAAGTTTGTTGGCAAAAGAATTGACAACACTTGCATTGAACGTCTTCGGCAAATTATATCTGGTTCCCCTCAGTTAATTTCCTATAATGAAGCTTTAGATGTTCTTAGAAAG GCTGAAGATAAGAAATCTGAAGCAAAGTTCGATTCGGGTGCTAGACTCACTTCAGATCACCTAAG CTATCTGGCTGATGCCATCTACAAGCAGCCAATTATAATTCACAGCTATCCAAAAGAAGCTAAGCCATTCTATGTTAGAGTGAATGATGATAAAACTGTTGCTGCATTTGATCTCATTGTCCCAAAG GTTGGAACTATAATTTCTGGCAGCCAAAATGAGGATCGTCTTACCATGATAAGCTCCAG AATGACTGAATTGGGTTTGCCACGAGAGAAGTATGAATGGTACTTGGATCTTTGTCGAAATGGAACGGTCAAGCACGCTGGGTTCACTCTGAACTTTGACCTTATGGTCCTTTTTATGACAGGCCTTAGCAATGTTAGGGATGTTATACCTTTTCCAAGAAGCTATGGCAAGGCCAACAACTAA
- the LOC127135688 gene encoding EPIDERMAL PATTERNING FACTOR-like protein 9 yields MRITKLAKQVLLLLALALTTHVIQGIRTEDLVSQKSSQTFTEQSLKGSNVALRMRNSRRLMIGSITPTCTYNECRGCKNNCRAEQVPVVGNDPVNSPYHYRCVCHRG; encoded by the exons ATGAGAATCACTAAACTAGCCAAACAAGTTTTGTTACTTTTGGCCTTAGCCCTTACTACTCACGTAATACAAG GTATTAGAACAGAAGATTTGGTGTCTCAGAAGTCCTCTCAAACCTTTACCGAACAAAGTTTAAAG GGTAGCAATGTGGCATTGAGAATGAGGAATTCTAGGAGATTGATGATTGGATCCATAACACCAACCTGCACTTACAATGAATGTAGAGGATGTAAGAACAACTGTAGGGCTGAGCAGGTACCTGTAGTGGGAAATGATCCAGTCAATAGTCCATACCACTACAGATGTGTTTGTCATAGAGGATAG
- the LOC127076571 gene encoding uncharacterized protein LOC127076571 — MLSLAKRLHSLTLTPFLSRASHQLRSPRPDAASHSRRRHKSPPLPLKKAEERSEWWIVDGEMHEIGDNVPPRERFVIPRENIPNKRRKQLREQFMRRTRLVLKESEHDPWCKRYMELYNELRENWERLYWDEGYSNKLARDHANYESAEDDDEDFSPYRNRRPQMEYNKDQNFGRNRQSDSWDKVSLIRDKFEYDRERRMKEKAFAPIHGGFVADSHESEGWNQPLNTDRYFSQTERYQEEENK; from the exons ATGCTATCTCTCGCCAAACGCCTCCACTCCCTCACACTCACACCCTTCCTTTCTCGCGCCTCCCACCAACTCCGCTCTCCTCGACCCGACGCCGCCTCCCACTCCAGGCGGCGCCACAAGTCTCCGCCTCTTCCGCTGAAAAAAGCGGAGGAGAGGTCTGAATGGTGGATCGTCGACGGAGAAATGCACGAAATAGGAGATAACGTACCACCACGTGAGCGGTTTGTGATTCCTCGAGAGAATATCCCCAATAAGCGCCGCAAGCAGCTGAGAGAACAGTTCATGCGCAGGACTCGCCTCGTTCTTAAGGAATCT GAACACGATCCTTGGTGCAAAAGATATATGGAATTATATAATGAACTTCGAGAAAATTGGGAGAGACTTTATTGGGACGAGGGTTACTCTAATAAGCTTGCTCGGGATCATGCAAACTATGAGTCtgctgaagatgatgatgaagattTCTCTCCTTACAG GAATAGAAGACCCCAGATGGAGTATAACAAG GATCAGAATTTTGGTAGAAACAGGCAATCTGATAGCTGGGATAAAGTTAGCCTTATACGCGATAAATTTGAGTATGACAGAGAGAGAAGAATGAAGGAGAAAG CATTTGCTCCCATACATGGAGGATTTGTGGCTGACTCTCATGAATCGGAAGGCTGGAACCAACCACTAAATACCGATCGATATTTTAGCCAAACAGAAAGGTATCAAGAGGAGGAGAATAAATGA